Proteins encoded in a region of the Rhodococcus sp. SBT000017 genome:
- a CDS encoding glycosyltransferase, which produces MNENPLRIAVLASSSFPVAQPFAGGLEAHVYNLVRALTQRGHQVSLFAADGSSVDLDATLLPVRTLDLSPISIADVAITPTAIREHHAYLAVMLELAGTLSRSFDIVHNHSLHYLPLAMSATLSVPMVTTLHTPPFAWLESAVALAPSGANTFAAVSEFAASQWADVTAGTVVIRNGISLEEWPFGTGGDYVVWSGRVVPEKGLHLAIAAAKEAGRSLRIAGPLSNLEYFHEFVEPMLDENIRYVGHLDQPALAALVAGAEVALVSPVWSEPYGLVVAEALACGTPVAAFARGGIPEIVDASSGVLVAADDVHGLAAAIPAAAALRRPDVRARAEQVCSMDRMVDEYEALYHSTLDAHVEKLDDRLAIA; this is translated from the coding sequence TTGAACGAGAACCCACTTCGCATCGCGGTGCTGGCGTCGTCGAGTTTTCCGGTGGCACAGCCCTTCGCCGGCGGTCTGGAGGCACACGTCTACAACCTGGTGCGCGCGCTCACCCAGCGTGGGCATCAGGTGAGTCTGTTCGCTGCAGACGGATCGAGCGTCGACCTGGATGCAACGCTGCTGCCGGTCCGAACGTTGGATCTGAGTCCGATCTCCATCGCCGACGTGGCGATCACACCAACCGCGATCCGCGAGCATCACGCGTATCTGGCCGTGATGCTGGAACTTGCCGGGACGCTGTCTCGGTCCTTCGACATCGTGCACAACCACAGCCTGCACTACCTGCCGCTGGCGATGTCGGCGACGCTGTCGGTACCGATGGTGACGACACTGCACACACCGCCGTTCGCGTGGCTCGAGTCCGCAGTTGCGCTGGCCCCTTCCGGTGCCAACACATTTGCCGCGGTCAGCGAGTTCGCCGCCTCGCAGTGGGCCGATGTCACCGCCGGAACCGTCGTCATTCGCAACGGAATCTCATTGGAGGAGTGGCCGTTCGGCACCGGCGGTGACTACGTGGTGTGGTCGGGTCGGGTGGTTCCGGAGAAGGGGCTGCACCTGGCCATTGCGGCGGCGAAGGAAGCAGGCCGCTCGCTGCGCATCGCCGGACCGCTGAGCAATCTCGAGTACTTCCACGAGTTCGTCGAACCGATGCTCGACGAGAACATCCGCTACGTCGGACACCTCGATCAGCCCGCCCTGGCGGCGTTGGTGGCCGGTGCCGAGGTAGCGCTCGTCTCGCCGGTCTGGTCCGAGCCGTACGGCCTGGTGGTGGCGGAAGCACTGGCCTGCGGCACTCCCGTCGCCGCGTTCGCCAGGGGCGGCATACCGGAGATCGTCGACGCCTCGTCGGGAGTACTGGTGGCGGCCGACGACGTACACGGCCTCGCCGCAGCGATCCCCGCGGCGGCAGCGCTGCGCAGGCCCGACGTCCGGGCGCGGGCGGAGCAGGTGTGCTCGATGGACCGGATGGTGGACGAGTACGAGGCGCTGTACCACTCGACCCTGGACGCGCACGTCGAGAAGCTCGACGACCGGCTCGCGATCGCATGA
- a CDS encoding glycosyltransferase family 2 protein codes for MKIVVVTVVSGRHEHLAAQVRGLRGSPEEQVDHIVVSMGDDAIVDVLARSGSAATCIEMPAQHPLPLASARNLGAAAALDRGAELLVFLDVDCIPGPEMVEHYRCAATLPGNGRSLLCGPVTYLKEKDIGAEGEALTLLTAPHPARPNPPVGAVEHGDNFDLFWSLSFAVGAATWTALGGFCEDYTGYGGEDTDFAATAEASGMGLRWVGGAHAYHQFHPVSDPPVEHLDDIVANARTFFDRWGRWPMIGWLDAFAARGLVEFDGSGIRRVVS; via the coding sequence GTGAAGATCGTCGTCGTCACCGTGGTGTCCGGTCGACACGAGCACCTGGCCGCTCAGGTGCGCGGTCTGCGAGGCAGCCCCGAGGAACAGGTCGACCACATCGTCGTGTCCATGGGCGACGACGCGATAGTCGACGTACTCGCTCGATCGGGATCCGCAGCGACGTGCATCGAGATGCCCGCGCAGCACCCACTCCCGCTGGCGAGCGCCCGTAATCTGGGCGCGGCCGCGGCACTCGATCGCGGCGCGGAGTTGCTGGTGTTCCTGGACGTGGACTGCATCCCCGGCCCGGAGATGGTCGAGCACTACCGCTGTGCGGCAACGCTGCCCGGCAACGGGCGATCGCTGCTCTGCGGTCCGGTGACCTATCTGAAAGAGAAGGACATCGGTGCCGAGGGCGAGGCTCTGACGTTGCTGACCGCGCCGCATCCGGCGCGGCCGAACCCACCGGTCGGCGCCGTCGAGCACGGAGACAACTTCGATCTGTTCTGGTCGCTGTCCTTCGCGGTCGGGGCAGCGACCTGGACCGCACTCGGCGGTTTCTGCGAGGACTACACCGGCTACGGCGGTGAGGACACCGATTTCGCTGCCACCGCGGAGGCGTCGGGCATGGGGTTGCGGTGGGTCGGTGGGGCGCACGCCTACCACCAGTTCCATCCGGTCTCCGATCCTCCGGTGGAACATCTCGACGACATCGTCGCCAACGCGCGCACGTTCTTCGATCGATGGGGTCGGTGGCCGATGATCGGCTGGCTCGACGCCTTCGCCGCTCGCGGCCTCGTCGAGTTCGACGGCTCCGGGATTCGCCGCGTCGTTTCGTGA
- a CDS encoding OsmC family protein, which produces MNTELYTATVSATATGVTSDDGVLSLGVREPKQLGGPGEHTNPEQLMAAALSSCLVESLRIALGTVGGSVDELAVKGTVVLTDSDASGYDARFALAVSLPGTDDAEAVLAQATSICPFLKVIDGVDITLE; this is translated from the coding sequence ATGAACACCGAGCTGTACACCGCAACTGTCTCTGCCACCGCGACGGGAGTCACCTCCGACGACGGGGTTCTGTCCCTCGGTGTACGCGAACCGAAGCAACTCGGTGGGCCGGGGGAGCACACCAACCCGGAACAGCTGATGGCCGCCGCATTGTCTAGCTGCTTGGTCGAATCTCTGCGAATCGCGCTCGGAACCGTCGGAGGTAGCGTCGACGAACTGGCGGTGAAGGGCACCGTCGTACTCACCGACTCGGACGCATCCGGCTACGACGCGAGGTTCGCCCTCGCGGTATCTCTTCCCGGCACCGATGACGCCGAAGCAGTGTTGGCGCAGGCAACCTCGATCTGCCCGTTTCTCAAGGTCATCGACGGAGTGGACATCACCCTTGAGTGA
- a CDS encoding WcbI family polysaccharide biosynthesis putative acetyltransferase has translation MDGRTRHYGDFYATAHEPVRSADDRPLLLVWGNCQAEALRILLDSDPDMPLRTVRIPPVHELESSDLPHIDRLVRQASVLLTQPVRAGYRSLPLGVSDLAEALAPDATVIRWPVLRYAGLHPFQVIVRHPSDPAAVPNMVPYHDLRTVLAAHRGLGSETDWDIPVSEDGLRQAAEASLDELRRRERRDTDIVASDLFRDAGSNATHTINHATNPVLGALAQRILDYLDTGSTVRDPGRELLGGVRAPVEGRVLKALGLHGDPRPNWSVDGAELSPDSVHRAHLQWYAVRPEFVGAALERHAELIRTLELAP, from the coding sequence ATGGACGGTCGCACCCGCCACTACGGCGACTTCTACGCAACAGCACACGAGCCGGTTCGCTCCGCCGATGACAGACCCCTTCTGCTCGTCTGGGGAAATTGCCAGGCCGAGGCGCTGCGCATCCTCCTCGATTCCGATCCGGACATGCCGCTGCGGACGGTGCGCATCCCTCCTGTGCACGAACTCGAATCCTCGGACCTGCCTCACATCGACCGCCTCGTGCGCCAGGCGTCGGTGCTGCTCACCCAGCCGGTTCGAGCCGGCTACCGGTCACTGCCGCTGGGGGTGTCCGACCTCGCCGAAGCTCTCGCGCCCGACGCCACCGTCATCCGATGGCCGGTGCTCAGATACGCGGGGTTGCACCCCTTCCAGGTCATCGTTCGCCACCCGAGCGACCCCGCGGCCGTCCCGAACATGGTGCCGTACCACGACTTACGCACTGTTCTCGCCGCCCATCGCGGCCTCGGCAGCGAGACGGACTGGGACATACCGGTCTCCGAGGACGGTCTGCGACAGGCAGCCGAAGCGAGCCTCGACGAGTTGCGCCGACGCGAACGCCGGGACACCGACATCGTTGCGTCCGACCTGTTCCGAGATGCCGGAAGCAACGCCACCCACACGATCAACCATGCGACCAATCCGGTGCTCGGCGCTCTCGCGCAGCGAATACTCGATTATCTGGATACCGGTAGCACGGTGCGGGACCCGGGACGCGAATTGCTCGGAGGTGTTCGCGCGCCCGTCGAGGGACGAGTACTGAAAGCACTTGGCCTGCACGGTGATCCGCGGCCGAACTGGTCTGTCGACGGCGCTGAATTGTCGCCGGATTCCGTTCACCGCGCTCACCTGCAGTGGTACGCAGTTCGTCCCGAATTCGTCGGTGCGGCGCTCGAACGTCACGCCGAGCTGATCCGAACCCTGGAGCTGGCACCGTGA
- a CDS encoding glycosyltransferase, which yields MVVLGAAGGTELTRDLVDSWSAVDARFEFRALGVAGGDWVDDVWPVLCSAALVVTHAGQNAVADVAASGAPAIVVPQARPFGEQSATGRALAHGSVAEVLDTWPSVARWHAAANRALEIGGRRWSALRTEGAPARAARAIEQAAPRTVRQ from the coding sequence GTGGTGGTTCTGGGTGCCGCCGGTGGCACGGAGTTGACCCGAGACCTGGTGGACTCGTGGTCGGCGGTGGACGCCCGATTCGAGTTCCGCGCGCTCGGCGTCGCAGGCGGCGACTGGGTGGACGACGTGTGGCCGGTGTTGTGTTCGGCAGCACTCGTCGTCACGCACGCCGGTCAGAACGCCGTCGCCGACGTAGCCGCGTCGGGCGCGCCCGCCATCGTGGTACCGCAGGCTCGACCCTTCGGCGAGCAGTCGGCCACCGGACGAGCCCTGGCCCACGGGTCGGTTGCCGAGGTGCTCGATACGTGGCCGTCCGTCGCGCGGTGGCACGCTGCGGCGAACCGTGCCCTCGAGATCGGTGGCCGTCGGTGGTCGGCTTTGCGTACCGAGGGTGCGCCCGCCCGCGCCGCCAGGGCGATCGAGCAGGCCGCCCCTCGGACGGTGCGACAGTGA
- a CDS encoding CDP-alcohol phosphatidyltransferase family protein → MRIENAMDGYSASKSRRAIAGHLLVEFLSVSAEQGFSMVNQRSTSKQHGMSVQPATREEYLSTWSTLHNGIDPSSSALVSGWLRVVYSLSAPLVRASVSAHTVTLTAVVVAGAAVALSRPGTSAPLIAAVLIVISGLLDGIDGGVAMIGRSQSQWGYLLDTVADRCSDLLLLASGLALGAPMPLVVAVGVVTLLHEMARARAVGSGIEDVGFLTIWERPSRVIAAAVTATVAGAAPAAAGTSATIGMSVTCALAVVGFSQLMFGLHRRADRNRR, encoded by the coding sequence GTGCGGATTGAGAACGCCATGGACGGGTACTCCGCTTCGAAGTCTCGACGCGCGATCGCCGGTCACCTGCTCGTCGAGTTCCTCTCAGTCAGTGCCGAGCAAGGGTTCTCGATGGTCAATCAGCGCAGTACGTCGAAGCAGCACGGTATGTCGGTACAACCGGCGACTCGTGAAGAGTATCTGTCGACGTGGTCGACGCTGCACAACGGCATCGATCCTTCCTCGTCTGCGCTGGTCTCGGGTTGGCTTCGCGTCGTGTATTCGCTGAGCGCGCCGCTGGTTCGCGCGTCCGTCTCCGCCCACACCGTCACCCTCACCGCCGTGGTCGTGGCAGGGGCGGCGGTGGCGCTGTCGCGACCCGGCACCTCGGCACCGTTGATCGCAGCCGTGCTGATCGTGATCTCCGGCCTGCTCGACGGTATCGACGGCGGTGTCGCGATGATCGGCCGGTCCCAATCCCAGTGGGGGTACCTGCTCGATACCGTCGCCGATCGCTGCAGCGACCTGCTGCTGCTGGCGAGCGGTCTCGCTCTGGGAGCCCCGATGCCGCTCGTCGTCGCGGTCGGGGTGGTGACGTTGCTGCACGAGATGGCACGTGCTCGCGCGGTGGGTTCCGGCATCGAGGATGTCGGCTTCCTGACAATATGGGAACGTCCTTCGCGGGTGATCGCTGCTGCGGTCACGGCGACGGTTGCCGGTGCCGCTCCGGCTGCTGCCGGAACATCGGCGACCATCGGAATGTCGGTGACGTGCGCGCTCGCGGTCGTCGGGTTCAGCCAGTTGATGTTCGGGTTGCATCGTCGGGCCGATCGAAATCGGCGGTGA
- a CDS encoding glycosyltransferase — MTGSIHHLVMGPVEHGVVRCARELASATASPVISDLEHLPLDTAIHVHFTDRLFGRTAQEAADAFVTFAQRHRAPITLTVHDVPQASDGHAFEARTHCYRRVIDCAATVVVSSMHERLLLEDVLDRRHDVRVIPLPIGRAAARTADPVAPRRVVGVLGFVYPGKGHEEVLGAVTSLDADVDVLSIGSASPGHESMIGELSSAAEQLGRSFTSTGFVPDAELDEILRSVAIPVAFHRHVSASGSINSWIAAGRRPLVPRGRYVEEMEANSPGALWIHENSVEGLAAAMAEALRHPDRTWQKDDVVTYPTLEQAAALYRALFDERCATAAKELPDGRWVVPGNRWDLAPPVDRNPRVSVVIPYFRQQRQLEFVLTALTLQSYPATLLQVIVADDGSPDAPDVDAFRSALDITVVRQEDLGFRAAAARNLGASAADGEILCFLDADTVPEPEYIAESVRLTGAVPDALTVGRRRHADLTGWSAEDVAEWFGGGSSAPPELSEPGWLRDGYVRSRDLLDADRRSYRYIISAVMSCSRQLFCEIGGFDETFVGYGGEDWDFAHRAYDAGAVLAHLPRAVAWHDGPEWAERTGGDRERKNLEALMLSSRITDPAARTHGLVYAVPEIVVVVDSTGHSSASLLATVGSVLRERDCAVWIDGPDAVSLREQWGDVDPRIHLGRPDNTGRSHIVVHVRGLVLFGEHALRRMLATGADRMTVDVGGSGVVECRSSRSSARAARWADALGRDPLDVAEDLFGHMHRTAVEFGISTGEHQPNLSW, encoded by the coding sequence GTGACCGGGTCGATACATCATCTGGTGATGGGGCCGGTCGAGCACGGCGTCGTCCGCTGCGCACGCGAATTGGCCTCCGCAACAGCGAGTCCGGTGATCTCCGATCTCGAGCATCTTCCCCTCGACACTGCGATCCACGTGCACTTCACCGACCGGTTGTTCGGCCGCACTGCACAGGAGGCAGCGGATGCCTTCGTCACCTTCGCGCAGCGGCACCGCGCACCGATCACCCTCACGGTGCACGATGTCCCGCAGGCATCCGACGGCCACGCATTCGAGGCGCGTACGCACTGCTATCGACGGGTGATCGACTGCGCGGCGACGGTGGTGGTCTCCAGCATGCACGAGCGACTGCTGCTCGAGGACGTCCTGGACCGTCGGCACGACGTTCGGGTGATCCCTCTTCCGATCGGACGTGCTGCGGCGCGGACCGCAGACCCCGTCGCCCCGCGGAGAGTCGTCGGTGTACTCGGATTCGTCTATCCGGGTAAGGGGCACGAGGAGGTACTCGGTGCCGTGACATCGCTGGACGCCGACGTCGACGTTCTCTCGATCGGGTCCGCGTCACCGGGCCACGAATCCATGATCGGCGAACTCAGCTCTGCTGCAGAGCAACTCGGTCGATCGTTCACCTCGACCGGTTTCGTTCCCGATGCCGAGCTGGACGAGATCCTGAGGTCGGTCGCGATTCCCGTCGCATTCCACCGACACGTATCGGCATCGGGTTCGATCAATTCCTGGATCGCGGCGGGCCGTCGACCACTCGTCCCGCGCGGTCGGTACGTGGAGGAGATGGAGGCCAACTCCCCCGGCGCGCTGTGGATTCACGAGAATTCGGTCGAAGGCCTCGCCGCTGCGATGGCGGAGGCTCTACGCCATCCCGACAGGACTTGGCAGAAGGACGACGTGGTCACCTACCCCACACTCGAGCAGGCAGCCGCGCTGTACCGCGCATTGTTCGACGAACGGTGCGCGACAGCGGCGAAGGAGCTACCCGACGGCCGATGGGTGGTACCGGGCAATCGGTGGGATCTCGCCCCGCCTGTCGATCGCAACCCGCGAGTGTCCGTGGTGATCCCGTACTTTCGCCAGCAGCGTCAGCTGGAGTTCGTACTCACCGCGCTGACACTGCAGAGCTACCCGGCAACCCTGCTCCAGGTGATCGTGGCAGACGACGGCTCGCCCGACGCACCGGACGTCGATGCCTTTCGGTCCGCTCTCGACATCACCGTCGTTCGACAGGAGGATCTCGGCTTTCGCGCGGCGGCTGCACGCAATCTCGGCGCATCGGCCGCCGACGGGGAGATTCTGTGTTTTCTGGACGCGGACACCGTCCCCGAGCCCGAGTACATCGCGGAATCGGTACGGCTGACCGGAGCAGTTCCTGATGCCCTCACCGTGGGTCGGCGACGCCACGCCGATCTGACGGGCTGGTCCGCCGAGGACGTGGCCGAGTGGTTCGGCGGCGGATCGTCCGCACCGCCGGAATTGTCGGAGCCGGGGTGGCTTCGGGACGGGTACGTCCGCTCGCGCGATCTGCTCGATGCCGATCGGCGTTCGTACCGGTACATCATCAGCGCCGTCATGTCGTGCAGCCGTCAGCTGTTCTGCGAGATCGGTGGATTCGACGAGACCTTCGTCGGATACGGCGGAGAGGACTGGGATTTCGCGCATCGCGCCTATGACGCCGGTGCCGTCCTGGCCCACCTGCCCCGTGCGGTCGCCTGGCACGACGGACCCGAATGGGCCGAGCGGACGGGCGGGGATCGCGAACGCAAGAATCTCGAAGCCCTGATGCTGTCCTCGCGTATCACCGACCCCGCGGCTCGCACTCACGGCCTCGTCTACGCGGTGCCCGAGATCGTCGTGGTCGTCGATTCCACCGGACACAGCTCGGCCTCGCTGCTCGCCACGGTCGGATCCGTTCTGCGCGAGCGAGATTGTGCGGTGTGGATAGACGGTCCGGACGCGGTGTCGTTGCGAGAGCAGTGGGGCGACGTCGACCCACGCATTCATCTGGGTCGGCCCGACAACACCGGCCGCAGCCACATCGTCGTGCACGTGCGCGGACTCGTACTGTTCGGAGAGCACGCTCTGCGGCGAATGCTGGCAACCGGTGCCGATCGCATGACCGTGGACGTCGGCGGCAGCGGTGTCGTCGAGTGTCGCAGTTCGCGTTCGAGTGCGCGTGCGGCGCGGTGGGCCGATGCGCTCGGTCGTGATCCGCTCGACGTTGCCGAGGATCTCTTCGGGCACATGCACCGCACGGCCGTCGAATTCGGGATCTCGACCGGTGAACATCAACCGAATCTGTCCTGGTGA
- a CDS encoding glycosyltransferase family 1 protein — MIRVASVPSSHAYVRHLQPVVGDSARAASADPSAVMVLPDPAPVRVDVPGQWWPPRLLDARWLAEQTDVHFDVLHVHFGFESFAPDELTRTVDHLRAHRQPLVLTVHDLHNPHVANNADHLRQLDVLVRAAAAVITLTAGAAAWIHDRWGVEATVVDHPHVVPLERMAHPRPVSDSFVIGVNAKNLRSNMDPLAVMDAVVEAARSLPDATVRLDIDEDVFESSSHWYSPTVGAKLLDYTSFPDVDVRVHERFDDDALWDYLSSIDVSVLPYRFGTHSGWLEACRDLGTSVVASDCGFYADQARVHSFRMGIDSFDPATLVAAVQASHADRTPAVEPGVRAEQRQRIAATHAAIYSAVTKEMR, encoded by the coding sequence ATGATTCGCGTTGCATCGGTTCCGTCCTCGCACGCCTATGTCCGACACCTGCAACCCGTCGTCGGCGACTCCGCACGCGCGGCGTCGGCAGACCCGTCGGCGGTGATGGTGCTACCCGATCCGGCCCCTGTCCGTGTCGACGTACCCGGCCAGTGGTGGCCCCCACGACTGCTCGATGCTCGGTGGCTCGCCGAGCAGACCGACGTGCACTTCGATGTTCTACACGTGCATTTCGGTTTCGAGTCCTTCGCCCCGGACGAGCTCACCCGTACCGTCGACCATCTGCGCGCCCACCGGCAGCCGTTGGTGCTGACGGTCCACGACCTGCACAATCCCCATGTCGCGAACAACGCCGATCATCTGCGACAGCTGGACGTACTTGTTCGCGCGGCCGCCGCCGTCATCACTCTCACCGCGGGAGCTGCTGCCTGGATTCACGATCGGTGGGGCGTGGAGGCAACGGTGGTGGACCATCCGCACGTCGTGCCGCTCGAGCGGATGGCACACCCGCGCCCGGTGTCGGACTCGTTCGTCATCGGCGTCAACGCCAAGAACCTGCGGTCCAACATGGATCCGTTGGCTGTGATGGATGCGGTGGTCGAGGCCGCACGATCGCTACCCGACGCCACCGTCCGGTTGGACATCGACGAGGACGTGTTCGAGTCCTCCAGTCATTGGTACAGCCCGACGGTCGGCGCAAAGTTGCTGGACTACACGAGTTTTCCCGATGTCGACGTGCGGGTGCACGAACGTTTCGACGACGACGCGCTGTGGGACTATCTGTCGTCGATCGATGTTTCGGTGCTGCCGTATCGTTTCGGAACACACTCGGGCTGGCTCGAGGCCTGCCGCGATCTCGGGACCTCCGTCGTCGCGTCCGACTGCGGCTTCTACGCAGATCAGGCCCGGGTGCACAGTTTCCGAATGGGTATCGATTCGTTCGATCCCGCCACCCTCGTTGCTGCCGTACAGGCATCGCACGCCGATCGAACGCCGGCGGTCGAACCGGGCGTTCGCGCGGAGCAACGACAACGAATCGCCGCAACTCATGCCGCGATCTACTCAGCAGTGACAAAGGAGATGCGTTGA
- a CDS encoding YihY/virulence factor BrkB family protein — protein sequence MTSIRTRATRAVGAIKAGFAREDTTLIAGGLTFYAVIAVVPLLLLTIRACTLLVSADWVRGGFDAMSALLPDALGARAAVDGLATAGVELGPIGVLIAIFPATFYGEGLRRAIVRFAPTRESFTGWRGRLAMVPFFAAAPVLLAGVLCVARLLDASTGGGGVGAMALRVFLGFNCLWVILSVPLAWTYRVIAPRAVGWRALIVGSLVTSSIVTGFVHGFILFLAIPVDLGAPFGGLTAIGGGVAIMLWMFVFHVLALAGWLVTADFDRPDDATRTSTG from the coding sequence ATGACCTCGATACGTACCAGGGCAACGCGGGCAGTCGGCGCGATCAAAGCCGGGTTCGCCCGCGAGGACACCACCCTGATCGCGGGCGGCCTGACCTTCTATGCCGTCATCGCTGTGGTGCCGCTGCTGCTCCTGACCATCCGCGCCTGCACTCTGTTGGTGTCGGCGGACTGGGTACGCGGCGGATTCGACGCCATGTCGGCGTTGTTGCCCGACGCCCTCGGCGCTCGCGCGGCGGTGGATGGATTGGCCACGGCCGGAGTCGAACTCGGCCCGATCGGTGTCCTGATCGCCATCTTCCCCGCAACCTTCTACGGGGAGGGTCTGCGCCGGGCGATCGTGCGCTTCGCTCCGACCAGAGAATCGTTCACCGGTTGGCGGGGTCGGTTGGCGATGGTGCCGTTCTTCGCCGCCGCACCGGTCTTGCTGGCGGGGGTCCTCTGCGTTGCGCGGTTGCTCGACGCATCGACCGGGGGCGGCGGAGTCGGTGCCATGGCGCTGCGTGTATTCCTCGGCTTCAACTGCCTGTGGGTGATCCTGTCGGTCCCCCTGGCCTGGACCTATCGCGTGATTGCGCCACGTGCGGTGGGCTGGCGGGCGTTGATCGTCGGATCACTCGTCACCTCGTCCATCGTCACCGGATTCGTACACGGATTCATCTTGTTCCTGGCGATACCGGTGGACCTGGGTGCGCCGTTCGGAGGCCTCACCGCGATCGGCGGCGGGGTCGCAATCATGTTGTGGATGTTCGTGTTCCATGTGCTGGCCCTCGCCGGCTGGCTGGTCACCGCCGATTTCGATCGGCCCGACGATGCAACCCGAACATCAACTGGCTGA
- a CDS encoding triacylglycerol lipase: MTTSRSTFRTTRKATTVRAAMIAAMACSLTLGTGVAAQAQPATTPAPPATVQGDTVVPPGPTEASPKAADQGIAQPSIESAAPATITYDPRTETTGYGPEQKNFLAGFLYSIVNPNVAPQGANDWNCKPSAAHPRPVVLLHGTWENAYNNFARMSPALKKEGYCIFALNYGDKDSSIVGNLESLRGTASVASSAKEIATYIDAVRAATGSAQVDIVGHSQGGLVTRQYLRFEGGANPADPTQNKVNTVVSVAGSNHGTTLVGIGTLGRTINNLGLNVLGVVGAIAGPAASDQVIDSDLVKGLAVGGDTDPGIKYTVIGTKYDEVVTPYKTTFLTAGPGATVNNVTLQNGCEIDLSDHLSISVSPRAIGIVKNALDPKGFPTRSIPCAFNAPITGG, from the coding sequence ATGACCACTTCTCGGTCCACCTTCCGCACAACGCGGAAGGCAACGACGGTGCGCGCTGCGATGATCGCGGCAATGGCGTGCTCACTTACCCTCGGTACCGGTGTTGCAGCGCAGGCACAGCCCGCCACCACGCCCGCTCCGCCTGCCACCGTGCAGGGCGACACGGTTGTTCCGCCCGGCCCGACCGAGGCATCACCCAAGGCCGCAGACCAGGGTATCGCCCAGCCGAGCATCGAATCCGCCGCTCCCGCCACCATCACCTACGACCCACGGACCGAGACCACGGGTTACGGACCGGAGCAGAAGAACTTCCTGGCCGGATTCCTCTACAGCATCGTCAACCCCAACGTCGCTCCTCAGGGTGCCAACGACTGGAACTGCAAGCCGTCGGCAGCGCATCCGCGCCCGGTCGTGCTGCTGCACGGCACCTGGGAGAACGCCTACAACAACTTCGCGCGGATGTCGCCTGCGCTGAAGAAGGAGGGCTACTGCATCTTCGCGCTGAACTACGGTGACAAGGACTCGAGCATCGTCGGCAACCTCGAGTCGCTGCGCGGCACGGCATCGGTTGCGTCGAGCGCGAAGGAGATCGCGACCTACATCGACGCGGTGCGCGCCGCCACCGGGTCCGCTCAGGTCGACATCGTCGGCCATTCCCAGGGTGGACTCGTGACCCGCCAGTACCTGCGCTTCGAGGGCGGAGCCAATCCGGCCGACCCGACGCAGAACAAGGTGAACACCGTCGTCAGCGTCGCCGGATCGAACCACGGCACCACACTCGTCGGTATCGGCACCCTGGGTCGCACGATCAACAACCTGGGCCTGAACGTGCTCGGCGTCGTCGGAGCCATCGCCGGACCCGCTGCCTCGGACCAGGTAATCGACTCGGACTTGGTCAAGGGATTGGCAGTGGGCGGTGACACCGACCCCGGCATCAAGTACACCGTGATCGGCACCAAGTACGACGAGGTCGTCACCCCGTACAAGACGACGTTCCTCACCGCAGGCCCCGGTGCCACGGTCAACAACGTCACCCTGCAGAACGGTTGCGAGATCGATCTGTCGGATCACCTGTCGATCTCGGTCTCGCCTCGCGCGATCGGCATCGTGAAGAATGCACTGGATCCGAAGGGCTTCCCCACGAGGTCGATCCCGTGCGCATTCAACGCGCCCATCACCGGCGGCTAG